The following are encoded together in the Weissella soli genome:
- a CDS encoding YbhB/YbcL family Raf kinase inhibitor-like protein translates to MKLSVELEHGLLPDKYGKFAGEEYRAFDVPVVNFPIEITGIPAGTQTLSVSLIDYDAVPVGGFPWIHWLAANLPVEDIAEDLAHGSLTYVKGTNSFWSKVKDNPALTQAYIGPMPPDQTHNYTLSVFALDAELDLADGFFLNELRNASVGHVLDIALLDLPSRAN, encoded by the coding sequence ATGAAGCTATCAGTAGAATTAGAGCACGGGCTGTTACCTGATAAGTATGGTAAGTTTGCTGGTGAAGAGTATCGCGCATTTGATGTGCCAGTCGTAAATTTTCCAATTGAAATCACTGGCATTCCAGCCGGGACACAAACCCTTTCAGTGAGTCTTATTGATTATGATGCGGTACCGGTCGGTGGCTTTCCTTGGATTCATTGGTTAGCAGCTAATTTGCCGGTTGAAGATATCGCAGAAGACTTAGCACACGGATCGTTGACATATGTAAAAGGAACTAACTCATTTTGGAGCAAAGTAAAGGATAACCCAGCGTTAACGCAGGCGTACATTGGACCAATGCCACCCGATCAAACGCACAATTATACTTTGTCGGTGTTTGCGTTAGATGCTGAGTTAGACCTAGCGGATGGCTTTTTCTTGAACGAGCTGCGTAATGCGAGCGTGGGACATGTGTTAGACATTGCTTTACTTGATTTGCCATCACGGGCAAATTAG
- the recQ gene encoding DNA helicase RecQ codes for MTTPLEVLKNVYGYDTFREGQAEIIDSVMQGQRTLGIMPTGGGKSLTYQIPAQLLPGLTMVVSPLISLMQNQVDELVAAGVAVTYLNSTLAYGERLDRMDSLRRGEYKLFYVAPEALETEDMQHLLTTLPINLVVIDEVHVMSQWGHDFRPSYLNMLPKLGYIQSQFGLVALTATATERVRQDIERLLHIEKTVQTSAARDNLALKIEHNLGAAEKKRYVLDYVRDHPGDTGIIYANTRKNVDELTEYLAARQVKVAGYHAGMSGVDRTNAQHAFLFDEVDVIVATNAFGMGINKSNVRYVIHFGMPGSIEAYYQEIGRAGRDGLPSEAILLFSGQDIVLRAMFIGNSDGDDTFQQQEKLKLDEMVSYASTSMCLPRYILHYFGEEVPDCGHCSNCLDTRPLIDMTVPAQKVLSNAVRMKRLRGEAYSKSTMQNVLHGNQPEKQAWLHFDQLPTFGLMKDIPAKRIGDFIDSLVADGYLVISNPEYRSLDISQRGAQVLKGELTVTQRDNILAKRVPAHSTSAAKPVEGLSAGAQDLFEHLRQLRLVIAREKQMAPFIIFSDRTLVALTEAKPQSLVEMGQVPGIGEAKLAQYGERFLAAIQEFAQK; via the coding sequence ATGACGACGCCGTTAGAAGTATTGAAAAATGTATATGGCTATGATACTTTCCGTGAAGGACAAGCTGAAATTATCGACAGTGTGATGCAGGGCCAGCGAACCTTGGGAATTATGCCGACTGGTGGTGGGAAGAGTCTCACTTACCAAATTCCGGCGCAGCTCTTACCTGGTTTAACGATGGTAGTGTCTCCGTTAATTTCATTAATGCAAAATCAAGTAGATGAATTAGTCGCGGCGGGTGTGGCCGTGACCTATCTTAATAGTACATTGGCCTATGGCGAGCGCTTAGACCGGATGGATAGCTTGCGTCGTGGTGAGTATAAGTTATTTTATGTCGCACCAGAGGCGCTGGAAACTGAGGACATGCAGCACCTATTGACGACCTTGCCCATCAATTTGGTCGTGATCGATGAAGTCCATGTCATGTCGCAATGGGGACATGATTTCCGACCAAGTTATTTGAACATGTTACCTAAATTGGGCTACATTCAAAGTCAATTTGGCTTGGTTGCCTTAACAGCAACGGCCACCGAACGGGTTCGGCAAGATATTGAGCGCTTATTACATATCGAAAAAACGGTCCAAACGAGCGCGGCACGTGACAACTTAGCATTAAAAATTGAACATAATCTAGGTGCTGCTGAGAAAAAACGCTACGTTTTGGATTATGTACGTGACCATCCAGGTGATACGGGAATTATTTATGCGAATACCCGTAAAAACGTCGATGAATTAACGGAATATTTGGCAGCGCGGCAGGTTAAAGTTGCTGGTTATCACGCTGGTATGAGTGGGGTTGATCGTACGAATGCACAGCATGCATTCTTATTTGATGAAGTCGATGTCATTGTTGCGACTAACGCTTTTGGGATGGGGATTAACAAATCAAACGTGCGCTACGTGATCCATTTTGGGATGCCAGGTTCGATTGAAGCCTATTATCAAGAAATTGGCCGTGCGGGACGTGACGGCTTACCTTCGGAGGCCATCTTGCTATTTTCCGGTCAAGATATTGTGCTCCGTGCAATGTTTATTGGTAATAGTGATGGTGATGACACGTTTCAGCAACAAGAAAAACTCAAATTAGACGAAATGGTCAGCTATGCCTCAACATCGATGTGTTTACCCCGCTACATCTTGCACTATTTTGGTGAGGAAGTGCCCGATTGTGGCCACTGTTCAAATTGTTTAGATACACGCCCATTAATTGATATGACGGTACCAGCACAAAAGGTGTTAAGTAACGCTGTGCGCATGAAGCGATTACGTGGCGAGGCTTATTCAAAGTCAACCATGCAAAATGTGTTGCATGGTAACCAACCAGAAAAACAGGCTTGGTTACACTTTGATCAACTACCTACGTTTGGTTTAATGAAAGATATCCCTGCCAAACGCATCGGTGATTTTATCGATTCGTTGGTGGCAGATGGCTATCTAGTGATTAGTAATCCTGAATATCGTAGTTTGGATATTTCGCAGCGTGGTGCACAGGTGCTTAAAGGTGAGCTGACCGTGACCCAACGCGATAATATTTTGGCAAAACGGGTACCCGCTCATTCTACCAGTGCAGCAAAGCCGGTGGAGGGTCTGTCGGCTGGTGCGCAGGACTTGTTTGAGCATCTGCGGCAGTTAAGATTAGTCATCGCGCGTGAAAAGCAGATGGCTCCCTTTATCATCTTTTCTGATCGTACCTTGGTCGCATTGACGGAAGCAAAGCCACAGTCGCTGGTTGAAATGGGTCAGGTACCAGGTATTGGTGAAGCTAAGTTGGCACAGTATGGTGAACGCTTTTTAGCTGCTATTCAAGAATTTGCACAAAAGTAA